aaatccgtccttaacgggttcgggttgggttcgggtatccccgccccgccaccatgtatttcgtaaaatcaatttttttaataaaaatatttactttttcaaaaatcaaattacattataaataacaaaataaaacaatctcaaaaaatttcatacatatatttcaaatatttaaaataataaatacaaatcaaattattaaaatattagccacatatttaataatataaattatgaaatataaataataatgtacatattgaaataaacggggcgggttcggggacgggttcggggtgggtactagtgtccccattacccgacccatccccatgttttctaatcggggaaaacccaaacccgaacccgaacccagtcaaagcgggttttccccgtcaacttcggggcgggttcgggtgggtacccgtgggtctgggttttattgccatgtctaaTTGCACCAATAGAAGGAACGCTATAAACTCTCAGAAACGAAAATTACGCCATTGCAGCACCAAACTTTGCTGTTACAGTTGCAGTATGcttcaaaagtttgatttttgTTAAAGGGCTTTTCATTTTAAGCTTCTCATTGTTCTATCCACATTATCATTATATTATTCACTTCATAACCATTTTTTATTCCGTGTGCACCGTTTTCTGCATTTGAAAGTTGTTGTAAACCGCGTtaaatttgagcttcaagtggtgGAGTTGTCATTGGAGGTGGATCCAATTGCAAGCTGAGTTTTTCGTCAGATCTTTCTTGGAATATGGTATTTAGTTCTTGTTCATTTGGGTTTTTCTTGTGGTAGTTGTTTAGTCAATTTCAAGTCTGTtggaattgaattttttttaggatAATGGGGGTGTGGTTTTTTCTTGTATTGATTATAATGAGGTTGTGCTGTTCGTTATGTTGAGGCAAATGGAGTTGTTGCTGCTGTTTTCCTTGTGTTACTGAACTCACCTGCGAATATATATTATGATAGAAAACAGATTAGGGTCTCTTTTTTATCTTAGAACTGATCAACGTTACAATTATTAAtggttgtttttctttttttatgaaTGTTGCCCTTTCTTATTGCTAGCTGACAATGTAGGaatccatttttttattttttattttgtagacGAATTGATCATAATTACTAGAAACTCATGCACACAATCACAATGAAATCGAGTGGTATATATCaagattccattgtttggatttgTAAATAATAGAATGGAACATGATGGAATCCATTCCATCCTATTCCATTCTATTCTTTAGTTTTCATTTCCCCCAATTTAGAGGTGTATGCGATAGAATGAACTAATTTGTTCTATTTTGTAttgtcaaattataaaaaaatacacaaacaatGGAATGGAATCTCTATTACATTCTGCTCAGCTTCACTCCATTTCGTGCTGTTTCATTCCGCTTCACTCCGTTCtagtccatcaatccaaacatagccaGCTAGGGTTCGAACCACGGTGTTGACATCCAACCTAGCAATATCGGTTTTTGCCAGTTCAGCTAGGATTTGCCGACAGGAATCCAACTCTATAGTCTTAGGGATTTTCATTTTAACTATAGTTTATATTGATATGCAGTTATTTCACtttgaattttatgattttttttctgtCTAATGAATCTTCTGTTTTGAATTGGTTATTCAAATCTAAGTATAGATAGCTTCTTTTTCTATGTTCTTTAATTTGGTCCAAAGTTGACCTTTCCATTTTCCGGTGTTTTTATGAGCTTTACCCTAGTTGCTTGATTGTGCATAAATTTTGGATTGTAGGCTGCTGCGTCTGCCAATCTTATAGTTGGGACCCATGTTTGGTTGGAGGATTCTGATGTAGCTTGGATAGATGGCGAGGTCTTGGAGATTAAAGGAGAACAAATCAAAGTCCTTTGCACTTCCGGGAAGGCGGTGAGTGCATTTTGTAATATTTGCTCAAAGTTAATCTTGGCCTTCACTAATGCATTTCTCTGTTTTTTGAATTACCGGTTTTACATGAATGTTTTGAtttctttgaaggatagcataaTATGTACATATGTTCTTTCTTTTAACTCAGAATTTTGAACTTTCAGATGCTTTAGAATTTGTTTATTTTGTCCCCATCATATGTATGATTGGCAATATGCAGGTTGTTGTTAAAGCCTCCAGTATTTATCATAAAGATACCGAAGTTCCACCGTGTGGAGTGGATGATATGACAAAGCTCGCATACCTGCATGAACCTGGAGTCCTAAGTAATCTGAGATCAAGATACGAAATCAATGAAATTTATGTACGCATTTTGGTTCCCAACGCTCCTTAAACGGTGTCTATTGTGTGATTTTTCATGTTTTCATTCATGCTGTATTAACTTGTGCAATTTCAACTGTTTGCTTTCAGACTTACACTGGGAATATATTGATTGCTGTGAACCCGTTCATAAAGCTTCCTCATTTATATGATAGCCATATGATGGCGCAATACAGAGGAGCAGCATTTGGTGAGTTAAGTCCACATCCCTTCGCTGTTGCTGATGCAGCATATAGGTAATTTTCATACATATCCTGTAATTAGAGTATACTGTTAGTTTATAAAGTTTGACTATATAAATTATATGTGTATTTAGGCTCATGATAAATGATGGAATCAGCCAGTCGATATTGGTGAGTGGTGAAAGCGGTGCTGGTAAAACAGAAAGTACTAAGTTACTCATGCGATATCTTGCTTACATGGGAGGGAGAGCGGCTGTTGCTGAAGGTAGAACTGTCGAGCAAAAAGTCCTCGAGGTTAGAGAATTATATCTTTACAAATTTAGTTTGGCAAGCTGATTTCATTAACATAAcctatttattttgttaaatttcaATCATTGCTAACAATCTTAACAAACTAAAGTAGACCTTTTTTTCATACTTTCTTCCTTGATTTACAGTCAAATCCCGTCCTAGAAGCTTTTGGCAATGCAAAGACTGTGAGGAACAATAATTCAAGGTGAAAAATAATAAGTGTTCTGGTTGTGACTATAGTGCAAATGTTTATGCCATACCATCTTATGTGCTTTATTTTTTCTCACTTGTGACTTCTGCAGTCGGTTTGGTAAGTTCGTGGAGATTCAAtttgataaaaaaggaagaatatCAGGCGCTGCTATCAGAACTTATCTTCTGGAAAAATCACGTGTTTGCCAAGTGTCAGATCCTGAGAGGAATTACCATTGCTTCTACATGCTCTGTACTGCACCTACAGAGGTAACAAGATTCTTtagttttttatattgatttgttTTTTAGGCTAGGAATTTGGTTCATAAAATTAAAATGCAGTTACTTAACGGTAGAAAAAACTGTCTACAAATGAACCTGTAGAATATTTGGAAGTTCTTTATTGGTAAGTTCATGCTTGGCATTTTGGgattttgcattttaatttttccggacctttttttgtgatttttacagGATGTTAAGAAGTACAAATTAGGGCATCCAAGAACGTTTCATTATCTGAATCAATCAAATTGCTATGAATTAACCGGGGTTGATGAATCTAAAGAATATAGCGCTTTAAGAAACGCAATGGATGTTGTTGGAATAGGTTCTGAGGAACAGGTATTTTATTTGGAGTTTCTCTAGTTTCATGTTTAATTTTTTCAAGTATGACCTATAACTCAATTATTTGTTTTGCCATTTATTCCATATCTCTCCAGGATGCAATATTTAAAGTTGTTGCTGCAATTTTGCATCTTGGGAACATTGAATTTGTGAAAGGGGAGGAGATAGATTCATCTATGCCCAAAGATGATAAATCCCGGTTCCACCTACAGACTGCAGCTGAGCTTTTTATGTGAGCAAACATTGAACATTTGCACCattttaaaatttacattttATATCGTTTCCACCTTGACTAAAAAACTTTATTCAGGTGTGATGCAAAGGCACTTGAAGATTCTCTTTGCAAACGTGTACTTGTTACTCGTGATGAAACAGTTACAAGATGGCTGGATCCAGAAGCTGCTGCACAAAGTCGAGATGCGTTGGCTAAGATTGTATACACAAGACTGTTTGACTGGTAAGTCTGTGAACAGATTGGTCAGATATGCTTTTTTGAACCTTGGTTAGAGGTACTTACAAATTTGGTCAGTTCGTTCCCAAGTATTGGTATCATATGGTAAATTTTCCGTCATTCTTTTGCAGGTTGGTTGCTACAATAAATAATTCCATCGGCCAAGATCCCGAGTCAAAATCCATAATTGGTGTGCTGGATATTTATGGTTTTGAGAGTTTCAAGGCTAACAGGTGTGTAACTAGTACACCTTTTATTGTGTAATTAGCACGGAACAGTTTCTTCAAATCAACAGTTGCTCCAATAAACTTGAGTATTGTTAAAAACCGCTTTGCCAGTTTGGTTTCCTGTTAATCTACATTATTATGAAATGACATTCTTTTCCCTGATTTTGATATTAATCCCCTGTCTGTCACATGTACTCTGCAGTTTTGAGCAATTTTGTATTAATTTGACCAATGAAAAGCTTCAGCAGCATTTTAATCaggtttcttttttatttttatggaagATATATATTTTCCGCTTATAATTGATTGTGTATTTGAATCAGACAATCACGTCACCTTTTTGTTACTCCACATGCTATTTTTGCCCtcaaatattttgttttacaGCATGTTTTCAAAATGGAGCAAGAAGAATACAAAAAAGAAGAAATTGATTGGAGTTACATTGAATTTGTGGATAATCAAGATATTCTGGATCTGATTGAAAAGGTTTTTCTTTCTAACTCTGCTATGCTTGAGCTGATTGGTCTTTATCTCTCTTTGCATGATTTTTATCTATGATGTTCATTCCTTCTAAGGAGAAATCCTTGCTTACAATGGACTCCCATGGAAAGTTAACTTCAGGGCTTATTTGATTGAGAAAACATTTTTACTTTAACTACCACTTTGTTTTAACTTCAGCGCTTATTTGAGAAAACATTATTACTCattaatgaatatatatttatCAGTTGGAATATTTTTAACTTTTGAATTGCCTTGCATTCATTTCAGAAACCTGGTGGCATTATTTCGCTTTTGGACGAAGCTTGGTACACATTTATACTGAGCCCATATTTATTCGCTTTAACAATTTCTATGGATGCTAAATAAATTAGTTATATGCGTGTTATCCAGTATGTTTCCTAGATCAACGCATGAAACTTTTTCCCAAAAGTTGTATCAGACCTTCAAAGACCATAAAAGGTTTAGCAAGCCCAAATTATCACCTAGTGACTTCACAATATGCCATTATGCTGGTGATGTAAGTtggtaaaattataaatttagttCAGAAATATAATAAACAGGATTCATAATGTGACGAAATGCATGTCAAGATTGCTTGATGTGATTTGTGTATTCTTTTTTGTAGGTCACTTATCAAACTGAGTTTTTCCTTGACAAGAACAAAGATTATGTTGTTGCGGAACACCAGGCACTTCTTAATGCTTCCAAATGCTCCTTTGTGTCGGGCTTGTTTCCCCCTTCACCTGTGGAAACTTCTAAGCAATCTAAGTTCTCTTCAATAGGCTCCGGATTTAAggtgtttttatttatataaaaatacaacTAATGTATCTTTCTTGCTTAATCTTTGGGATTGTTAAAACTCTTCATATATCTTGCACTGCAGCTTCAATTGCAATCTCTACTTGAAACTCTAAGTTCCAGCGAGCCACACTACATTCGATGTGTGAAACCTAATAATCTTCTTAAACCGGCAATTTTTGAGAATAAAAATGTTTTGCAGCAACTGCGCTGTGGGGTAAGACTGCAACAGTTTGTATCCTGTTTTTTTACCATATACTTCATGTCGTAGTTGAAAGTCAGCAAAAGATTATGTAAGTTTATGCTGATTAGTTTATCTGGTTGTAGGGAGTTATGGAAGCAATTAGGATTAGCTGTGCTGGATATCCCACTAGAAAAACTTTCGATGAATTTGTCGATCGATTTGGCCTTCTTGCTTCCGAAGCATTGGACAGAAGGTATGTTGTTCACCCTCCTTATCAGGAATGTTGGTTGCTAGTCTGAAAATGTTTACTTATTACATATTATAATTATGCTAGTTCTGACGAGGCCACTGCTTGCAAGAGGATTCTCAAGAATGTTGGACTTGAGGGTTATCAGGTGACTATTACCATTGCATTCAGTGATTTCAGATTGGCCACACAAGTTTATATTATCCTTTTCTGACTAATTTGACTGGTTATTGGCATAGATTGGTAAAACAAAGGTGTTTCTTCGAGCTGGTCAAATGGCAGAACTAGATACCCGTAGAAGTGAGATCTTAGGAAAGTCAGCAAGTATTATTCAGAGGAAAGTCCGCTCCTATTTGGCACATCAAAGTTTCATTTCACTTCGTTTGTCAGCCGTGCAGATTCAAGCTGCATGCAGAGGTATCCGCTCTTTGCTTCTCGAGATATTAGCTCACAGTAACAACTTCGAATTTTGAAGTCCAATGGCTTGCTTTATACTGATTGCAGGACAACTTGTGAGGCAAGTTTTCGAGGGAATACGGCGGGAGGCTTCTAGTCTGCTCATTCAAAGGTGTCTCCGCATGCATATTGCTAGGAAGGCGTACAAAGAAATGTATGTCTCTGCTGTCTCTATCCAGACTGGTATGCGGGCAATGGGTGCTCGATGTGACCTACACTTTAGAAGAAGAACTGCTGCAACTGTTGTCATTCAGGTAGGGAATATTTGGAAAAGATATCATTAAAAGATATTTTGAACATTTTTTActactgttgttgttgttcatcCATTGTATGCAAAATTGTAATGGCTGAACTTAGTTTATTTGTTTTGGTTTAAAAAGCTTTTACAAATCTGATGAATTTGTGTCTTGCAGAGCCACTACAGGAAATACTTGGCACAACTTCATTTCACGAAATTAAAGAAGGCAGCAATTGCAACACAATGTGCATGGCGAGGAAAAGTTGCCCGGCGAGAATTGCGGAAACTCAAGATGGTAATTACCTTTTTTTAAGAAGTTAAACCTTTGAATTGGTCAATGAATATTAGCTTTAAGTAAAATTGTTATAATTATCATATTACTGATATGACTCGAGAATCGAGATGATAGTTATACAAAATGAGCTTATAATTCTATGAACATTAAGAGTTGGCGGCTTTAAATACATTTTGAATGAAAGATTACAGTCAGAGTTGCTAGAGATgcaattaaaatacattttgaatgaatttaaggTATGTGACTTTTTTTTGTGGTAAGGAGGGGGAACCATTTAAAATTATTAGGTTTTGTCACTAAGAGCATCTTCAATGGTGGTATTTTCTTTTGagttctcc
This window of the Vicia villosa cultivar HV-30 ecotype Madison, WI unplaced genomic scaffold, Vvil1.0 ctg.000029F_1_1_1, whole genome shotgun sequence genome carries:
- the LOC131622328 gene encoding myosin-6-like; amino-acid sequence: MAAASANLIVGTHVWLEDSDVAWIDGEVLEIKGEQIKVLCTSGKAVVVKASSIYHKDTEVPPCGVDDMTKLAYLHEPGVLSNLRSRYEINEIYTYTGNILIAVNPFIKLPHLYDSHMMAQYRGAAFGELSPHPFAVADAAYRLMINDGISQSILVSGESGAGKTESTKLLMRYLAYMGGRAAVAEGRTVEQKVLESNPVLEAFGNAKTVRNNNSSRFGKFVEIQFDKKGRISGAAIRTYLLEKSRVCQVSDPERNYHCFYMLCTAPTEDVKKYKLGHPRTFHYLNQSNCYELTGVDESKEYSALRNAMDVVGIGSEEQDAIFKVVAAILHLGNIEFVKGEEIDSSMPKDDKSRFHLQTAAELFMCDAKALEDSLCKRVLVTRDETVTRWLDPEAAAQSRDALAKIVYTRLFDWLVATINNSIGQDPESKSIIGVLDIYGFESFKANSFEQFCINLTNEKLQQHFNQHVFKMEQEEYKKEEIDWSYIEFVDNQDILDLIEKKPGGIISLLDEACMFPRSTHETFSQKLYQTFKDHKRFSKPKLSPSDFTICHYAGDVTYQTEFFLDKNKDYVVAEHQALLNASKCSFVSGLFPPSPVETSKQSKFSSIGSGFKLQLQSLLETLSSSEPHYIRCVKPNNLLKPAIFENKNVLQQLRCGGVMEAIRISCAGYPTRKTFDEFVDRFGLLASEALDRSSDEATACKRILKNVGLEGYQIGKTKVFLRAGQMAELDTRRSEILGKSASIIQRKVRSYLAHQSFISLRLSAVQIQAACRGQLVRQVFEGIRREASSLLIQRCLRMHIARKAYKEMYVSAVSIQTGMRAMGARCDLHFRRRTAATVVIQSHYRKYLAQLHFTKLKKAAIATQCAWRGKVARRELRKLKMAARETGALQDAKTKLEKQVEDLTLKWQLEKHLRVAIEEAKTKENERLQSELLEMQFKFKETKSLLEKEREATKILEEKVPAIQEVPVVDHALLEKLSSENEKLKNLVSSLEKKIDETEKRYEEETKVSEERLKQALDAESKVIQMKTAMQRLEEKFADMELAKHILQTQPLLNPSMKTTAENFSTPVSEKLVNGHHAAEEQNDVDAFVTPVKVKQLGTESDSKLKKSCSERRHGSFDSLVNCVSKNIGFNHGKPIAAFTIYKCLLHWKSFEDERSSVFDRLIQMIGSAIEDQDDNDLMAYWMSNLSALLFLLEQSLNTGNSTNSTPVGKPPNPTSLFGRMTKSFLSSPSSASFVSPSSVVVRKVEAKYPALLFKQQLTAYLEKIYGIIRDNLMKELTSVLALCIQAPRTSKGVLRSARSIGKDSPMAHWQNIIASLNALLCTLKENFVPPVLIRKIFSQTFSYINVQLFNSLLVRPGCCSFSNGEYVKAGLAELELWCCQAKEEYAGTSWDELKHIRQAVGFLVIHQKYRISYEEIVNDLCPILNVQQLCKICTLYWDDNYNTQSVSPHVLASMRMDSNNPHSDSFLLDDSFSIPFSVDDLSASLQEKDFSDMKPADELLENPTFQFLNE